The DNA sequence gttggacttgatggactttgtttcaaccgaatttaactatgtaactatatgtaactatatgtaactatatgtaactatatCTGCGTTCAGTTGTGGTTAAAGTTAACTCATGTGAGTGGCTGAAGAGAATCAATCTAAAATCACACTATTTGGCCTCACATATTGATAGTGAAATGACTGAGCAGAGCATCGGCCGATGGACGCAATGGTTTTTATTGTGCAGAATTCCAGCAATCCCACATCTTGACAACATTCCCTTGTCTCTTCCTTATTGGCAGCTTTCCCTGAGTTGGATCCAGAAATATTACAGATTAAGATAAAGGAGGAGGATTCTGATTGTGAAGATCATCTGAACCCAGTGGATGTAGGTGAGTAGCAATGGACTGAGACATTAAGACTTAACTATAATGTTAGATAATGGGAAGCAAAAACGGAGAGAAACCTGAAACAGGACAggattatattgtgtatattcaGTGATTTACTGTCATTAAATAATTAGATCCACAAGGACTCACAAAAGCCAAAACCTAATGATTCCTCCAGTACATTAGATGTGCCATTTATTTGTTCTGAGCTTGTGTTTAACACTGTTGTGCCTCTCATTCTCCCAGGGTATCCTCAGTTTCACTCCGgagagaaacccttcacatgcacGGAATGTGGGAAGAGCTTTGAACACAGTCACAGCTTTATGTTGCACAAGAggatccacacaggagagaaacccttTGCGTGTCATTTATGCTGGAAGAAGTTCACTTACAAATGTCAGCTTGTGACACATGTCGATAATCACTCCAGGGTAAAACCATTCCGATGCGTTGAATGTGGGAAACGTTTCTCCCTAAAAAAGAGACTTATAAGCCATCAgaaaattcacacaggagagaaaacaTTTAAGTGTTTAGAATGTGGCAAATTGTTTTCTGGGAAACACAAACTTGAGAAACACCAACAAaatcacacaggggagaaacccttcacgTGTCCAGAATGCGAGAAAAGCTTTGCCTTAAAATACAGGCTTGACAAACACCTGAGAATCTTCACGGGGGAGAAACCCTTTACCTGTACGGAATGTGGGAAAGGCTTTTATGTAAAAGAGAAACTTCAGAAGCACGAGAGGTTTCACTGCGGGGTGAAACCATTTACATGCATGGAATGTGGGAAAGGCTTCAGTTTAAGCACTAGTCTTGCCAAACATCTGAGCACTCACGCTGGAGAAACACCTTTAATATGTACAGAATGCGGCCAGCAGTTTCCTTTAAGAAGTGAATTTGAGAATCACCTGAGACTTCACGGAGGAGAGATACCGTTCATGTGCACCCAATGCGGGAAAAGTTTCTGTCAGAAGAGCAGTCTCGATGCCCACCTGAGaattcacacgggggagaaaccttTTATGTGCACTGAGTGCGGGAGAAGGTTTAATTTAAAGAATGGTCTCAGGAAGCACCAGaaaattcacacaggggagaaaccctttaAATGCACAGAATGCGGCAAGGGGTTTTACATGAAGACTGATCTTCACAAACATCACCGGactcacacgggagagaaaccattcacatgcACAGAGTGCGGCAAGAACTTCTCCCACCACAGCAGCCTCTACAATCACCAGAGGGTCCACACCGGGAAGAAACCATTCACGTGCGCACAGTGCGGACGAGGTTTCAGCAGCAGAGGCAGATTTTATAAACACCAGAGAGTTCACAGCGGAGAGAAAACATTCACCTGCGCGGAATGTGGGGAAAGTTACTTTACCAGCGCCAGCCTTCACAGACACGAGAACATTCACACCAGGGGGAAACCATtgacatgtacagaatgtgggaagtGTTTCCCCGAAAGGCACAAACTCACCAGGcaccagaaaattcacaaagGTGCGAAAGCTTTATGTGTGCGGAACAAAGGGAACGTTCCGCCCCTTCCATGATACGGGAGGTAGAGTCGTGCCCTGAATGGAAGTCATGGAAGCAACATGGACCTTCTCCAAAAGGAATTTGGTTCCACATCTCATTGACTAAACCCATCAAATAACGACTGGCACAGTCAGCAGAACGTTCATGTGTGAGACGTTGAGTTCGCTCTTATTTCTGCTTCATTTTTCTTCAATTTCAACCCCATCTTGTGGGTATTCTGGCAAGAATTGGGGGAGCACTGTTTTACCTTTCACTGAACTCCATCCAGTTAGATCCATCTGCAGTGTCTTGTGCTCATCGAAATGGTTTTAATTTCAGTTAATTATTAAAATGTACCTTCAGATGATCTATCACTGGAGGGAAGTACCGATCCATAATTTCTGAATTTGGACAATTGATGAATCTTTTACCAAGGATTTGCCTGAACACCGAACCTGAACCCTCCAAAAACTGAGGGGGGGGAAGTAACCTATGTGTGCCAGGGTTTTAGGATCATAATAGGGTTGAGATTAGGTTCAGCAAGGCACCAAATATGTGTCTGAGTCTCAGGCCAATCATCAGCTGAATGTGCTGCATCCCTGAGGCATATTATAGGAAGAGATGCACTAAATCATGGTCTTGGGTCAACACTCTGCAAATTCCCAGCACTTACCTAGAGTGTGGTGCCCAGTCTGCTTCTGCTTAAAGgcatcctgtcatcagaaaacatgttatatttcaaaatgaatcagttaatagagctactccagcagaattctgcactggaatccatttctcaaaagagcaaacagatttttttatatttaattttgaaatctgacatggggctagacatattgtctatttcccagctgcccctggtcatgtgacttgtgcctgcactttaggagagaaatgctttctgagtgttgttcttagatctaccaggcagctgttatcttgtgttagggagctgctatctggttaccttcccattgttcttttgtttggctgctggggggaaaagggagggggtgatatcagtccaatttgcagtacagcagtaaagagtgactgacgtttatcagagcacaagtcacatgacttggggcagctgggaaattgacaaaatgtctagccccatgtcagatttcaaaaatgaatataaaataatctgtttgctcttttgagacagtgtccctttaaacaggcagATTGAGAAGTGGCTGCAGCAACACCTTGTCCTTCATATTGACTTTGCCTGACAGCATTGCTGGTTATTGCCCTAAAATcaattaatgctttttttttttgtgtcccaAAAACTGCCAGTACTGGTGGAGTCTGCTGAAGTTCCAGCTGAAGTCAGTAGGAGGCAGCACAggtcagattaaaggagaactaaaccctttaaatgaatgtggctaaaaatgtcctattttatatagtgaacttattgcacgaggctaaagtttgagcttgtcaatagcagcaatgatccaggacttcaaacttgtcacagggggtcaccatcttggaaagtgtctgtgacactcacatgctcagtgggctctgattggctgttgagaagctaagcttagggctcgtcactattatccagcagaaaatgagcttccctggctgtaatataagctgatgctacaggtttgctgattattcaattctgatgctaattgcactggtttctgtgctgccatgtagtaattatgtgtattattactaaatcagccttatattgtgacatttctattctatgtgtactgtatattgtgagtggctccctaagctcagtaagtgacagcagcacagagcatgtgaatcagtgaatcagaagaaaagaagatggggagctactggggcatctttggagacacagatctttactgctaaagggctgtggttgccttgggctggtacagaaacacaaaacatcatgtacaacatttctacctacttcttttgttgaactttccttgtcctttaaggccagACAGGCTTGATTCTGTGGCCAAGAACAGTggcaaattgccctttaagctgctagtctcggTTCTCCCActagacctgcttatcttaaattgttacaaatgtatctaagtggagctgctgagtgttctgggttctctgccaacagggatactgtcatgggaaaaatgttgggttttttttcaaaacgcatcagctatcagtgctgctccagcagaattctgcactgaaatccatttctcaaaagagcaaatttatttttttatatttaattttgaaatctgacatggggctagacatattgtcagtttcccaggtgcccccagtcatgtgacttgtgctctgataaacttcaatcactctttactgctgtactgcaagttggactgatatcaccccctcccttccccccagcagcctaacactagaacaatgggaaggtaaccagatagtagctccctaacacaagataaccgctgtctggtagatctaagaacaacactcaatagtaaaatccaggtcccactgagacacattcagttccattgagtaggagaaacaacagcctgccagaaagcagttccatcctaaagtgctggctctttctgaaatcacatgaccaggcaaaatgagctgagatgcacctacacaccaatattacaactaaatacacttgctgcttcaggaatgacattttatattgtacagtgaattatttgcagtgtaaacagtgtcatttagacataaaaactacatcataaaatcatgacagaatccctttaagttgtagagacattttgtatttttgtggcttttcagtgcaggagaataagagaaagttgggacatttcagtgaACAATCCAGGACTatggattgagctgtcaaaattgggttTGTCTTGATTTTCAGGCTTGTGTTTATCTGCAAAACAAGAATGAGCCCCAGGCATTAGCCAAAAGCACCTCattatagttctcctttatggcAAGTGAGTGGAGGTGCAGGTTTCTTTGTGTGAATCACAatgatttatataataaacaaatacaacgTGTGGACTTATCCTTGTGTctattgtgtttctttttaagatgatacttaaagggcacctgctgaaaatattttacccaaccaaaggtgcggctAATAGAGCCCATAGTCCTGTTGGGGTGacagttgcttttatttttatataaattgccAGCGCTAGGACACGCGCACCAGGTGGGAGGTACTGATGTGGGCGGCCATGTTGTACAGAGTGCATGTATATAATGAGCAAGTCACAGCATTCGCTTATTATGCATCTGTGTGACCCCCAACATGGGAATTTGAacctggagcaacatccaagtgcagatgtcctagcgctggcggggggcaataaaaaaaaaaaaatacggttACCCCCCAACCAAAGTACAGGCCTGTTagccacacctttggttgggtaaAATATTTGCGGCCAACATGCaccctttaaaataatatctggttgctaagcaacccaaatgtttttttattgctcctTTATATTCAGACTCTATGATCGTTTATGTAGCGCTAATTTAtcctgcatcatcatcatcacgtTTGTCGCTTTTCCACGAGACATCTGTACATTATTCATTCAGACAAATGATTGGTCGTTAGGGTCGGTGACTGTGCTGCAACTACAAAGATAAAATCATTTAGCCCACTCTGTAACTTTAGCTTGGCAATGTATTCAGGGGTATTTCTCAATTGTTTTACTCACATTCGTCTGCTCTGACGACCCCTTTGCTGGGTAATAGTATAATAAGGATATTGGCCAGTAGTCAAGATGGCAGCAGGGAGGAGACATCGAGGGAATAAGATCAACGGTCTCCTGCACAGCAGAGTTGCAGTTTGTCAGTGATACATCTTGCATCAAAGTGTGTGATactgtaatacaataataataataataataaatgcaagatGTCTGCCCAACATGGAGTATTCCTCACCTAACCCAATCACATGCCTCCATGACCCAAACCACCAGAAAGGGGAAGGTAAGTGAATGTAGAGTAAGTGAGTGCACACACAGGAGCAGCAGCAATTAACACTgtcacaggtatatatatatatataatacacaaaagccatgaatatcctgtaaattatatccttataaacggtgagttctgatgtcatcagttataaacggtgagttctgatgtcatttctgtcacatgactcactgaaatttgtgtattataataaataaagtaccccagttgtaaaatatgaggatattagaagttacctcggagttccatgacctgtataaaaacactcggccttcggcctcgtactttattcactatatattggtcCAAGGAGTCGTATCGGTACTTACGAATTAAGGTGTTAAATCGCCTGGGTGCAAGTACTATAACATGTTTAACGTTCAATTTGTCAAAAataccacactcacaggacttaaaggaaaactataccccaaaatgaacacttaagcaacagattattattattattatttataaaagaatattaaagaatctgacCAAACAATAGATCAGATTCAATAGAAACACTCCAGTACTTCAAGGGAATTGATGTCAGTTGTCTAACATGGCTGtacggtgacttctaatatccttatcatttacagtagggggtacattatcccttataatacatgagtgatactcagagttccctgtataactcagcctgcagccttgtgcctttatatggtcacagaacaacccctcagtgacttctaatatccttatcatttacagtagggggtacattatcccttataatacatgagtgatactccgagttccctgtataactcagcctgcagccttgtgcctttatatggtcacagaacaacccctcagtgacttctaatatccttatcatttacagtagggggtacattatcccttataatacatgagtgatactcagagttccctgtataactcagcctgcagccttgtgcctttatatggtcacagaacaaccctcagtgacttctaatatccttatcatttacagtagggggtacattatcccttataatacatgagtgatagtcagagttccctgtataactcggcctgcagccttgtgtctttatatggtcacagaacaacccctcagtgacttctaatatccttatcatttacagtagggggtacattatcccttataatacatgagtgatactcagagttccctgtataactcagcctgcagccttgtgcctttatatggtcacagaacaacccctcagtgacttctaatatccttatcatttacagtagggggtacattatcccttataatacatgagtgatactcagagttccctgtataactcagcctgcagccttgtgcctttatatggtcacagtgacttctaatatccttatcatttacagtagggggtacattatcccttatattacatgagtgatactcagagttccctgtataactcagcctgcagccttgtgcctttatatggtcacaggaggGGGGAGACAGCTGTTAGtgcactacagttcccagcatcctccataAGGCAATTAGTTGGTCAGATGTTCAGGTGCCAGAAATAATGAGCTGTAACTTGGCCTGTGGCTGAGGTTTGGGGTCTGTTTATCACCTTGaataaaaagtggagtaaaacattactGGAGAGCCcagagtaaccaatcagcaaatagattTCAACaggaacaaaagcaaagatctgattggttcctgtgagtgacatcactggtaatgttttgcactttttacTTAGACCTCATTGTGTGAGGGGAGAAATAACTGGAACAACTGTGTCTCCAACTAATCATTAGGAACAACAGGGCAAATCTGCCCACTAATATAATGGCACTAATGTCTCACCACAAACGGCTCAGCTGCAAAACTCAGCAGCGATTCTATTGGCTCGAAAAGACAGTGGGCTGAACCAAATTGTTCTGTGGGAGGGGACTGAAATCCCTGCCTGGGGCGGGAGTAAAAGATTTTAGCAACTCCCCCCACACATTGTCTGGTCAGAGCCTCGATGTGAGGAGACTTACTGAGGAAAAGACTGGGAATTGTCCCCTGCTGctccctgtaactccctgcaactccctgctccTGTGTCCCTCACATTCCCATCCCCTGTACTCACATCTCCAGCCTCATCTACTGGGTAAGtcattttccctcctcctcctcctgtactgtctgtgggactggggcttaatcctgctgcagggactgatagagaggggagactgggggttaatcctgctgcagggactgatagagaggggagactggggcttaatcctgctgcagggactgatagagaggggagactgggggttaatcctgctgtaGGACTGAATAGAGAGggggactgggggttaatcctgctgcagggactgatagagaggggagactgggggttaatcctgctgcaggggaCTGATAGatgaggggagactgggggttaacctgctgcagggactgatagagagggagactggggctttaatcctgctgcagggactgatagagaggggagactggggttaatcctgctgcaagggactgatagagaggggagactggggcttaatcctgctgcagggactgatagagaggggagactgggggttaatcctgctgcagggactgatagagaggggagaactggggttaatcctgctgcagggactgatagaggaggggagactgggggttaatcccgctggcagggactgatagagaggggagactgggggctTAATCCTGCCTGGCAGGGacctgatagagaggggagactgggggtagAGGGGAgatggggcttaatcctgctgcagggactgatagagaggggagactgggggttaatcctgctgcaggactgatagagagggagactggggttaatcctgctgcagggactgaatagagagggagactggggtttaatcctgctgcagggactgatagagagggagactgggggttaatcctgctgcagggactgatagagaggggagactgggggttaatctgctgcagggactgatagagaggggagactgggggttaatccttgctgcaggactgatagagaggggagactggggttaatctgctgcagggactgatagagaggggagactggggttaatcctgctgcagggactgatagagaggggagactgggggttaatcctgctgcagggactgatagagagggggagactgggggttaatcctgcctgcaggactgatagagaggggagactggggggttaatcctgctgcagggacctgatagagaggggagactggggttaatcctgctgcagggactggatagagaggggagactagggttaatcctgctgcagggactgatagagaggggagactggggggttaatcctgctgcagggactgatagagaggggagactgggggttaatcctgctgcagggctgatagagaggggagactggggttaatcctgctggcagggactgatagagaggggagactgggggttaatcctgctgcagggactgatagagaggggagactgtgggactgggggATAAACTGGTCCCagtacaacatgtatttattgtagtGATATGAGAGGGGGGATCCCCACAGGCAGCTTTATATGGTGGGTTTGTGTTCCTTGCTGTCAGGTTCTCCAGAGATGGAAACAAGGAGGTTAGAGGGGAAATGGGAGAATGAAGAGCCCGGACACTGAGGATCCTCTGGACACAATAAAAGAGGGAAATGGATCCGGTTCCTGGGGCCGGTGAGTAACGTTTGTGTAGGACACATGTGGTTACACAGAGCTCAGCTTTTGCTGGAGGGACAGGAGGGGTTAAACCCCAGCAGGAGGTTCTGCCCTACAGACATAATTCCCAGTAgaattccttactcccagctttacatGACACTGCCCATTACTTACTGGCAGGTTCCCCAGAGGCACAAGCAGAAATGTTACAGATAAAGACAGAGAAAGAAGAACTGGACTGTGGAGATGATCAGAACCCAAAGGAAAGCTCAGCAGTTCCACTTACTAATGGGGGTAAGCAGTCAGTATTCATTAGTGTTCAGTTATTTACAGGGAGACTCTTCTGTggttccttactcccagctttactcacccctgtctcttccttactcccagctttactcacccctgtctcttccttactcccagctttactcacccctgtctcttccttactcccagctttactcacccctgtctcttccttactcccagctttactcacccctgtctcttccttactcccagctttactcacccctgtctcttccttacttccagctttactcacccctgtctcttccttactcccagctttactcacccctgtctcttccttactcccagctttacttacccctgtctcttccttactcccagctttactcacccctgtctcttccttactcccagctttactcactcctgtctcttccttactcccagctttactcacccctgtctcttcctttcTCCCAGCTTTCCAGATAAAGATAGAGAAGGAAGAACTGGACTCAGAAGATCACCAGAACCCAATGGGAATCTTGTCCATCCCAGTTAGTGATTTGGGTAAGTAGGAGGGATTGTGCTGTTAACTTTGGCATTAAATTGAGGGAAACTGGAGATATGGCTCAGGCTGGaggatatatttacatttatctgAAGGTGAACAGTTACTTTAGTGCCTTTGTAATCTCCATCTGGAGagggacattaaaggggtggttcacctttaagttaactttcagtatgttcgAGCAGGGCTTATTCTAAGGAATTTTgctattgtacttttttttaattatcttggctttgaaaaagccaacatcttgatctactagtttttattacagtttttgaataatttgctttcctcttctgctttcaaatgggggtcactgacccatctaaaaaacaaacgctctgtaaggctacaaatgtattgttattgctactttttattcctcctctttctattcaggcctctcctattcatatcccagtctctcattcaaatcaatgcatggttgctaggggaatttggaccctagcaaccagatggctgacattgcaaactggagagctactaaataatttaaaaaccacaaataataaaaaatgaaaaccaattgcaaattgtctcagaatatccctctccacatcatactaacagttaatttaaaggtgaacaatctctttgaagttgattccaagatattagcgAATCTCTAGGGGTAAGTGATGGAACTATAACACTGCACAGCCCAGAGGAGCGACTTTCTAATTCTCTTTATTTCATATTCCTGCTCTTTCCCATTGAGATACAGAGGGACAGATTGGACCAGCTGACTGCAAATGATTGGATCAGGCCAATATTGGGCATTTCGGGGATAGACCTGCTTGTGTGGATTTTTAATTATATGTCCAGCTTTACTTCATTTGTgtgaaaggggaactattgcaaaaattaaaatatataaatattctgtagtgtttctgtaataatcaagtttatcttcactattcctctctcagcatctgtttctcttcattctctcttcatgcagcagttgggtgtcagatattcactgacagttagatccaatatatcttataggaggggctccttttgcctagaagatgtattagaggtcactctattaaactcaccagacatcatgtctctctacatgcagaatttgtgcaaaaggcagttattttgttagattttgtttgtactggaatcagttatttgagtgagatctaatacatcttctaggcaaaaggagcccccctataagatatattggatctaactgtcaatgaatatctgacacccaactgctgcatgaagagagaatgaagagaaacagatgctgagagaggaatagtgaagataaacttgattatttcagaaacactacagaatatttaattgtttgtatttagaaagtttcttatttctgatgaatattacattttcatgatagttcacAAAAGTGCCCAttttggcacgaaacgcgttgggctaatgcatgtcctaataaaggttCAATAGCTTCCCCATAGGGAGGTTCAAGTGGGGCAATAATTAGCATTTTGATTTCTGTTATCAGATCAGAGCGACTTGACCAGTGGAAATTGCTGTCAGACATCCAGACGGCACCCGGGTGCCACATACGCAGTCACGGAGTCGATACAGGGCACTGGAGTATTTAGGGGACAGGCACAACAGCCAGGAAAGACTGACTCAGAGTCTGACACTCTATATGAGGAGTGCGGTGCAAGGCCGGACTTTATTTGCTGTGCTTGTGGTGACAACATCTCAGCCAATGAGGCGCAAGCACATCTAATGACTTGCACTTGTTCAAGCGACACATGTACCGGAGCAGAACCATTGACGTGTAACATGTATGAGAACTGCCATAAAGAGGCTCCGGATGGAGAGAAACCATACAGGTGCATGAAATGCAGCAGAATGTTTTCCCATAAGGGCAGCTTGCGGGCACATGAGAAAACGCACATGGAGCAGGTGCCATATCCGTGTACAGAGTGCGGCAAAGTCTTTTTTCGTAAGGGCACCTTCCTGGCACACATGAGAATCCACACGGCCGAAAATCCCTTTACATGTCCAGAATGTGGCAAGAGGTTTTCCCAAAAGAGTAATCTGCTGGCACACGAGAGGATTCACACGGGGGAAAAACCATTCACATGTATGGAGTGCTCCAAAAGCTTTACTGTTAAGAGCAGCCTTTTGTCCCACCAGAGGGtgcacacgggggagaaaccctACACCTGCACCCAATGCAACAAACAGTTTTCTCACAGCGCTCAGCTTCGAGCACATATCAGCACTCACACGGGCGTAGACCCATTCCCATGCACCGAATGCAGCAAGACTTTCTCTCTAAAACACAAACTCATCAAgcaccagagaattcacacaggggagaaaccattcatcTGCACAGAATGCggcaaaggcttttctactaaaGACAAACTTCAGAAACACCAGAGAaatcacactggggagaaaccattcatgtGCACCGACTGTGGGAAAAGCTTCACTTTGAAGGACAGACTCGACAAACACCGgagaattcacactggagaaaaACCTTTCCAATGTCTGGAATGTGGGAAGAGTTTCTCTGTTAAGCACGGGCTTCTGAAACACCAGAGAtctcacacgggggagaaaccctACGCCTGCAGCGAGTGCCAGAAAACCTTTGCTCACAAGACTACACTTATGGTACATgagagaattcacacaggagagagaCCTTATGAATGTAACGACTGTGGGAAGAGATTCATTCATAGCACCAACCTGAACTGCCACCAGAAAATCCACtccggggagaaaccattcacctgcacaGAATGCGGCAAAAGCTTCTCTTTGAAGAACAAACTTGTCAgacaccaaaaaattcacaaatagcGAGGCATAAAGGAATACATtctaaacactagggggcacatttatcaagggtcaaatttcgaattcatgtcagTTTTTCTCAaacctcccataaactcgaaattcgaccattccaaatttattgtaaaaatctagttttttaaactcggatgaataggattgaccagaaaaatgggagaggtcctgggatcaatttggagtttttccagaaattcaaggttttgagttttttaaattcaaatcgaatacgATTCTAGGTTTTTCTCCGAAGGCTGCAGACAACTCCAATTTGATCTCTGGACCTttaccattgacttaaacagcaatttcggcagcttttaggtggcgtatagccgaatttgagttcttaaagggccagtgtatgatctcgaaaatctaat is a window from the Xenopus laevis strain J_2021 chromosome 6L, Xenopus_laevis_v10.1, whole genome shotgun sequence genome containing:
- the XB5822523.L gene encoding LOW QUALITY PROTEIN: zinc finger protein 850 (The sequence of the model RefSeq protein was modified relative to this genomic sequence to represent the inferred CDS: substituted 1 base at 1 genomic stop codon); translated protein: MVGLCSLLSGSPEMETRRLEGKWENEEPDTEDPLDTIKREMDPVPGAASPLAESELSQMKIKEEELDTKDHLNPMGSPALALTDEAFPELDPEILQIKIKEEDSDCEDHLNPVDVGYPQFHSGEKPFTCTECGKSFEHSHSFMLHKRIHTGEKPFACHLCWKKFTYKCQLVTHVDNHSRVKPFRCVECGKRFSLKKRLISHQKIHTGEKTFKCLECGKLFSGKHKLEKHQQNHTGEKPFTCPECEKSFALKYRLDKHLRIFTGEKPFTCTECGKGFYVKEKLQKHERFHCGVKPFTCMECGKGFSLSTSLAKHLSTHAGETPLICTECGQQFPLRSEFENHLRLHGGEIPFMCTQCGKSFCQKSSLDAHLRIHTGEKPFMCTECGRRFNLKNGLRKHQKIHTGEKPFKCTECGKGFYMKTDLHKHHRTHTGEKPFTCTECGKNFSHHSSLYNHQRVHTGKKPFTCAQCGRGFSSRGRFYKHQRVHSGEKTFTCAECGESYFTSASLHRHENIHTRGKPLTCTECGKCFPERHKLTRHQKIHKGAKALCVRNKGNVPPCGRGLKSLPGAGVKDFSNSPHTLSGQSLDVRRLTEEKTGNCPLLLPVTPCNSLLLCPSHSHPLYSHLQPHLLGSPEAQAEMLQIKTEKEELDCGDDQNPKESSAVPLTNGAFQIKIEKEELDSEDHQNPMGILSIPVSDLDQSDLTSGNCCQTSRRHPGATYAVTESIQGTGVFRGQAQQPGKTDSESDTLYEECGARPDFICCACGDNISANEAQAHLMTCTCSSDTCTGAEPLTCNMYENCHKEAPDGEKPYRCMKCSRMFSHKGSLRAHEKTHMEQVPYPCTECGKVFFRKGTFLAHMRIHTAENPFTCPECGKRFSQKSNLLAHERIHTGEKPFTCMECSKSFTVKSSLLSHQRVHTGEKPYTCTQCNKQFSHSAQLRAHISTHTGVDPFPCTECSKTFSLKHKLIKHQRIHTGEKPFICTECGKGFSTKDKLQKHQRNHTGEKPFMCTDCGKSFTLKDRLDKHRRIHTGEKPFQCLECGKSFSVKHGLLKHQRSHTGEKPYACSECQKTFAHKTTLMVHERIHTGERPYECNDCGKRFIHSTNLNCHQKIHSGEKPFTCTECGKSFSLKNKLVRHQKIHKXRGIKEYILNTRGHIYQGSNFEFMSVFLKPPINSKRQLYMVGLCSLLSGSPEMETRRLEGKWENEEPDTEDPLDTIKREMDPVPGAASPEEELEILQIKIKEEEPDPEDHLNPNDRPVVPFKYLASPLAESEILQIKIKEEESDPEDHVTPVESSAVPVSDGGGNMKAEHSSELPKPETDWESGTRSADCLTSSDGSGFICSKCGETFPLNSEVTHVCGTLVRTNTGETPFTSMEGEESLIDRRNLPEHQRTHTGEKPFTCTECGKGFTQKKTLRNHNKIHTGERPYSCSECGKSFTEKKTLRDHTKIHTGEKPFTCTECGKSFTEKSHLRSHNKIHTGEKPFTCTECGKSFTEKRNLQHHYNVHTGEKPFTCTECGKSFTTSSSLCNHKRIHREERPYSCSDCGKSFYVKSHLLNHQNTHTGEKPFSCTECGKCFTEKGTLRMHQKIHTGEKPFTCTDCGKCFTERKNLRRHIKIHTRETLSPVHNEANVLL